A region of Pseudopipra pipra isolate bDixPip1 chromosome 10, bDixPip1.hap1, whole genome shotgun sequence DNA encodes the following proteins:
- the RNF7 gene encoding RING-box protein 2 isoform X1 has protein sequence MADVEDGDEPGAPHSLPGSAGSKAGGPDKMFSLKKWNAVAMWSWDVECDTCAICRVQVMDACLRCQAENKQEDCVVVWGECNHSFHNCCMSLWVKQNNRCPLCQQDWVVQRIGK, from the exons ATGGCCGATGTGGAGGACGGGGACGAGCCAGGCGCCCCCCACTCGCTGCCGGGCTCCGCGGGCTCCAAGGCGGGCGGCCCCGACAAGATGTTCTCGCTGAAGAAGTGGAACGCGGTGGCCATGTGGAGCTGGGACGTGGAGTGCGACACCTGCGCCATTTGCCGGGTGCAGGTCATGG ATGCCTGTCTTAGATGTcaagctgaaaacaaacaagaagaTTGTGTTG tgGTTTGGGGAGAATGCAATCATTCCTTCCACAACTGCTGCATGTCCTTGTGGGTGAAACAGAATAATCGCTGTCCCCTCTGCCAGCAGGACTGGGTAGTCCAGAGAATAGGCAAATAA
- the RNF7 gene encoding RING-box protein 2 isoform X2, with protein sequence MADVEDGDEPGAPHSLPGSAGSKAGGPDKMFSLKKWNAVAMWSWDVECDTCAICRVQMPVLDVKLKTNKKIVLWFGENAIIPSTTAACPCG encoded by the exons ATGGCCGATGTGGAGGACGGGGACGAGCCAGGCGCCCCCCACTCGCTGCCGGGCTCCGCGGGCTCCAAGGCGGGCGGCCCCGACAAGATGTTCTCGCTGAAGAAGTGGAACGCGGTGGCCATGTGGAGCTGGGACGTGGAGTGCGACACCTGCGCCATTTGCCGGGTGCAG ATGCCTGTCTTAGATGTcaagctgaaaacaaacaagaagaTTGTGTTG tgGTTTGGGGAGAATGCAATCATTCCTTCCACAACTGCTGCATGTCCTTGTGGGTGA